Proteins encoded together in one Neosynechococcus sphagnicola sy1 window:
- a CDS encoding bifunctional acetate--CoA ligase family protein/GNAT family N-acetyltransferase, protein MTVTHSNPLDSAAKLSIQADPAHNILRYDRQPLTPFFAPKTVAVIGATEKPGSVGRTVLWNLIGSPFGGTVFPVNPKWHQVLGIKSYPAIAEIPEPVELAVIAVPAQSVPGVIRECALAGVKAAIILSAGFKEIGASGIQLEAEVLAAARQGNLRIIGPNCLGLMCPTSGLNATFAGRMARRGHVGFISQSGALCTSILDWSDRENVGFSAFISIGSMLDVNWGHLIDYLGDDPETHSIVIYMESIGDARSFLSAAREVALSKPIIVLKAGRTKAAAQAAASHTGALTGSDDVLDAAFRRCGVLRVDNINDLFNMAEILAKQPRPQGKRLTILTNAGGPGVLATDALIRGGGELAPLAAETITALDQILPPHWSHQNPIDILGDATPERYAQSLAIAAQDPNSDGLLVILTPQSMTDPTQTAEQLEAIAAQIPGKPLLACWMGGQDVAPGELLLNQAGIFTFPYPDTATQVFNWMWRYHYSLQALYETPVLAVNEKCSFDQACQLPQTVRNAGRTLLSEFESKQLLAVYDIPTVPTRIAASQDEAIEIAEQLGYPIVLKLHSYTITHKTDVGGVKLNLANAEAVGIAYQQIQSGVAAADFLGVTVQPMVSLEGYELILGSSPDPQFGSVLLFGTGGQLVEIFQDRSLGLPPLNTTLARRMMEQTRIYEALKGVRGRHSVDLVALEQLLVRFSQLIANHPEIKELDINPLLVSEQQMIALDARVVLYEASVDLALLPKPAIRPYPSQYIAPWQTSQGLSVTIRPIRPEDEPLMVQFHQTLSEESVYFRYCHMIKLQTRVAHDRLTRICFVDYDREMALVVEALDPETGEKQVLGVGRLSKFHGRNEAELGILVSDRYQLQGMGTELLRRLVQVGKAEGLERITADILPDNTIMQRVCTKVGFQLQRSADLIRAEMVC, encoded by the coding sequence ATGACAGTTACCCATTCCAATCCCCTTGATTCAGCCGCCAAGCTCTCCATCCAGGCCGATCCAGCCCACAATATCCTGCGCTACGATCGCCAGCCGCTGACCCCCTTCTTTGCGCCTAAAACCGTGGCGGTGATTGGGGCCACAGAAAAGCCAGGGAGTGTCGGTCGCACCGTACTGTGGAATTTAATTGGGAGTCCCTTTGGGGGCACGGTGTTTCCTGTGAATCCCAAATGGCACCAGGTTTTGGGCATAAAATCCTATCCGGCGATCGCCGAGATTCCAGAACCCGTTGAACTGGCGGTGATTGCTGTTCCCGCCCAGTCTGTTCCCGGCGTGATTCGAGAATGTGCCCTGGCGGGGGTGAAAGCAGCCATTATTCTCTCGGCTGGGTTTAAAGAAATTGGGGCCAGTGGTATCCAACTGGAAGCGGAGGTGCTGGCAGCGGCCCGCCAAGGCAACCTGCGGATTATTGGCCCCAACTGTTTGGGGCTGATGTGTCCCACCTCTGGCCTCAACGCCACCTTTGCCGGACGCATGGCGCGCCGTGGACATGTGGGGTTTATTAGCCAAAGTGGGGCGCTGTGTACTTCGATTCTGGACTGGAGCGATCGGGAGAATGTGGGCTTTAGTGCCTTTATCTCCATTGGCTCAATGTTGGATGTCAATTGGGGTCACTTGATTGATTACCTCGGCGATGACCCCGAAACCCACAGCATTGTGATTTACATGGAGTCCATCGGGGATGCCCGATCGTTCCTGTCCGCCGCCCGAGAAGTGGCGCTGAGTAAGCCAATTATTGTCTTAAAGGCCGGACGTACCAAGGCCGCTGCCCAAGCCGCCGCCTCCCATACGGGGGCGTTGACGGGGAGCGATGATGTCTTAGATGCCGCCTTCCGTCGCTGCGGAGTTCTGCGCGTTGATAATATCAACGATCTGTTCAATATGGCGGAAATCCTGGCCAAACAACCCCGTCCCCAGGGCAAACGCCTGACCATCCTCACCAATGCTGGGGGGCCGGGGGTGTTGGCTACCGATGCGTTGATCCGCGGGGGTGGGGAGTTGGCTCCCTTAGCAGCTGAGACGATTACCGCCCTAGACCAAATCCTGCCGCCCCACTGGAGTCACCAAAATCCGATTGATATCTTAGGGGATGCCACCCCGGAACGCTATGCCCAATCCCTGGCGATCGCCGCCCAAGATCCCAATAGTGATGGGTTGTTGGTAATTCTCACTCCCCAATCGATGACAGACCCGACCCAAACCGCTGAGCAACTCGAAGCTATTGCGGCTCAGATACCGGGAAAACCCTTGTTGGCCTGCTGGATGGGCGGTCAGGATGTGGCTCCTGGGGAATTGCTGCTGAACCAAGCGGGTATTTTTACCTTTCCCTATCCAGACACCGCCACCCAAGTCTTTAATTGGATGTGGCGTTACCACTACAGTCTGCAAGCTTTGTATGAGACCCCCGTGTTGGCGGTTAACGAGAAGTGTAGCTTCGATCAGGCCTGTCAGTTGCCGCAAACGGTTCGAAATGCTGGACGCACCCTCTTAAGTGAGTTTGAGTCGAAGCAACTCCTGGCGGTCTATGACATCCCCACCGTCCCTACCCGGATCGCCGCCTCCCAAGATGAAGCGATTGAGATCGCGGAACAACTGGGTTATCCCATCGTCCTCAAACTCCACTCCTATACCATTACCCATAAAACCGATGTCGGTGGCGTGAAACTGAACCTCGCCAATGCCGAGGCGGTGGGGATTGCCTACCAACAGATCCAAAGCGGGGTGGCGGCGGCTGACTTCCTCGGGGTGACGGTGCAACCCATGGTTTCCCTGGAGGGCTATGAACTGATTCTGGGCAGCAGTCCCGATCCCCAGTTTGGCTCGGTGTTACTATTTGGCACCGGGGGGCAGTTGGTTGAAATCTTTCAGGATCGTTCCCTGGGATTGCCGCCCTTAAATACCACCCTGGCACGGCGGATGATGGAACAAACCCGCATCTATGAAGCTCTCAAAGGGGTGAGAGGACGACACTCCGTTGACCTGGTGGCCTTAGAGCAACTCTTGGTGCGGTTCAGTCAACTGATCGCCAATCATCCAGAAATCAAGGAACTGGATATCAATCCTCTGCTGGTGAGTGAGCAGCAAATGATTGCCTTGGATGCCAGGGTGGTGCTCTATGAGGCCAGCGTTGATCTAGCGTTACTCCCCAAACCCGCCATTCGCCCCTACCCCAGTCAATACATCGCACCATGGCAAACTTCCCAAGGTCTATCGGTGACCATTCGCCCGATTCGTCCTGAGGATGAACCGCTGATGGTGCAGTTCCATCAGACCCTGTCGGAAGAAAGTGTCTACTTTCGTTACTGCCACATGATTAAGCTGCAAACCCGCGTTGCCCACGATCGCTTAACCCGAATTTGCTTTGTGGATTACGATCGCGAAATGGCCTTGGTTGTCGAAGCCCTCGATCCGGAAACAGGTGAGAAACAAGTCCTAGGGGTGGGGCGTTTAAGTAAGTTCCACGGTCGCAATGAAGCTGAGTTGGGGATTTTAGTGAGCGATCGCTACCAGCTTCAAGGCATGGGCACAGAGCTGCTGCGCCGGTTAGTCCAGGTTGGCAAGGCAGAAGGGCTGGAACGGATCACGGCAGATATCCTCCCTGACAACACCATCATGCAACGGGTCTGCACCAAGGTTGGCTTTCAACTCCAGAGATCCGCTGATCTCATCAGGGCTGAGATGGTCTGTTGA
- the ppsA gene encoding phosphoenolpyruvate synthase, giving the protein MIDTDSRPVLEPSRSQAFVLWFDQVGLADIPLVGGKNASLGEMIQQLLPQGVNVPNGFATTAFAYRYFIAQAGLEPQLRQIFAHLDVEDMQNLRQRGQQARSLILHTPFPKELDQAIATAYAKLCELYGGCLPEGDTFASTHPQIVQECRYNTDVAVRSSATAEDLPDASFAGQQETYLNVHGVKQVLEACHNCFASIFTDRAISYRTIKGFDHLDVCLSVGVQKMVRSDLAASGVMFSIDTETGFKNAALITAAYGLGENVVQGAVNPDEFFVFKPTLKQGFRPILGKRLGSKAIKMVYDIGGCKLTKNVPVPDSERHQFAITDDEILTLAGWACVIEDHYSAVRGTYTPMDIEWAKDGETGQLFIVQARPETVQSQKAANVLRSYRFVPGHEPSQPPLVSGRAVGERMGQGAAQIILDVHQIADFRPGEVLVTNKTDPDWEPIMKRASAIVTNQGGRTCHAAIIARELGIPAIVGCGDATSLIQSGQDVTISCAEGEAGQVYAGLWPFEVIETQLSQLPRTRTQILINVGNPDEALGLAAIPCDGVGLARLEFIIANQIQAHPLALLKFDQLTDPAVKQEIAKLTALYPHKPDFFVEKLAHGVGMIAAAFYPHPVIVRMSDFKSNEYANLLGGRQFEPHEENPMIGWRGASRYYDPAYREAFALECQALKRVREDMGLTNVIPMIPFCRTPAEGRRVVAEMAMNGLQQGDRGLQVYMMCEIPSNVMLAAEFSQVFDGFSIGSNDLTQLTLGLDRDSALVAHIFDERNEAVLAMVKQVIAAAKAQGRKIGICGQAPSDYPEFARFLVQQGIDSISLNPDSLIKTHLEIAQVEASMGALPVPVTSS; this is encoded by the coding sequence ATGATCGACACCGATTCCAGACCTGTTTTAGAACCATCTCGCTCCCAAGCATTTGTGCTTTGGTTTGATCAAGTAGGTCTTGCAGATATCCCATTGGTGGGAGGTAAAAACGCCTCCCTCGGTGAAATGATTCAGCAACTCCTGCCCCAAGGGGTGAATGTGCCCAATGGCTTTGCCACGACGGCCTTTGCCTACCGCTATTTCATTGCCCAAGCGGGGTTAGAGCCCCAACTCCGGCAAATTTTTGCCCACTTGGATGTGGAGGATATGCAAAACCTACGGCAGCGGGGGCAACAGGCGCGATCGCTGATTTTACATACCCCCTTCCCGAAGGAACTTGACCAAGCGATCGCCACTGCCTATGCCAAACTCTGTGAACTATACGGTGGCTGTCTACCCGAGGGTGATACCTTCGCCTCGACCCATCCCCAGATCGTCCAAGAGTGTCGATATAACACCGATGTAGCGGTGCGCTCCAGTGCCACGGCGGAGGACTTGCCTGATGCCAGCTTTGCCGGTCAGCAAGAAACCTATTTGAATGTCCATGGGGTGAAGCAGGTTTTAGAAGCCTGTCACAACTGTTTCGCTTCCATCTTTACCGATCGCGCCATTTCCTATCGCACGATTAAAGGCTTTGATCACTTGGATGTCTGCCTCTCGGTGGGGGTACAAAAGATGGTGCGCTCCGACTTAGCGGCCTCTGGGGTGATGTTCTCAATTGATACCGAAACCGGGTTTAAAAATGCCGCCTTGATCACCGCTGCCTATGGATTGGGTGAAAACGTGGTGCAGGGGGCGGTGAATCCTGATGAGTTCTTTGTATTTAAGCCAACCCTCAAACAGGGGTTTCGACCAATTCTCGGAAAACGCTTGGGCAGTAAGGCCATCAAGATGGTCTACGACATCGGGGGCTGCAAACTCACCAAAAACGTCCCCGTCCCGGATTCGGAACGGCATCAGTTTGCAATTACCGACGATGAAATTCTCACCTTGGCTGGTTGGGCCTGTGTGATTGAGGATCACTACTCAGCGGTGCGGGGCACCTACACCCCCATGGATATTGAGTGGGCAAAGGATGGGGAAACCGGACAACTCTTTATCGTTCAGGCTCGTCCGGAAACGGTGCAGTCGCAAAAAGCCGCCAATGTTTTACGGAGCTATCGCTTTGTCCCTGGGCATGAGCCTTCTCAACCGCCTTTAGTTTCAGGTCGAGCGGTGGGGGAACGCATGGGACAGGGGGCAGCCCAGATAATTTTGGATGTGCATCAAATTGCTGACTTCCGACCCGGAGAGGTGTTGGTGACCAATAAAACCGATCCGGACTGGGAACCAATTATGAAAAGAGCCAGTGCGATCGTTACCAACCAAGGGGGCCGTACCTGCCACGCCGCCATCATTGCCAGAGAATTAGGGATACCGGCGATCGTCGGCTGTGGCGATGCCACCAGTTTGATTCAATCTGGACAAGATGTCACCATTTCCTGTGCTGAGGGAGAAGCAGGTCAGGTTTATGCCGGACTGTGGCCCTTTGAAGTCATTGAAACGCAATTGAGTCAGTTACCCCGCACCCGCACCCAGATTTTGATCAATGTGGGCAATCCCGATGAAGCCCTCGGCTTAGCAGCTATTCCCTGCGATGGAGTGGGTTTGGCGCGGTTAGAGTTCATTATTGCCAACCAGATTCAGGCCCATCCCCTAGCCTTACTGAAGTTTGATCAGCTTACCGATCCCGCCGTTAAACAGGAAATTGCCAAGCTGACGGCTTTGTATCCCCACAAACCGGATTTCTTTGTGGAAAAACTGGCCCATGGAGTGGGGATGATTGCCGCTGCTTTCTATCCCCATCCAGTGATTGTGCGGATGTCGGACTTCAAAAGCAATGAGTATGCCAACCTTCTGGGAGGTCGCCAGTTTGAACCCCATGAAGAAAATCCAATGATTGGCTGGCGGGGCGCTTCCCGCTACTACGATCCCGCCTATCGTGAAGCCTTTGCCCTGGAATGCCAAGCGCTGAAACGGGTTCGGGAAGACATGGGGTTAACCAATGTGATTCCCATGATTCCCTTTTGTCGCACCCCAGCTGAAGGGCGGCGGGTTGTGGCTGAAATGGCGATGAATGGATTGCAACAGGGCGATCGCGGCTTGCAGGTCTATATGATGTGTGAAATTCCCAGTAACGTGATGCTGGCCGCAGAATTCAGCCAAGTCTTTGATGGCTTCTCGATTGGCTCCAATGACCTCACCCAGCTGACCCTGGGATTAGATCGGGATTCTGCTTTAGTGGCGCATATCTTTGATGAACGCAACGAAGCGGTACTGGCGATGGTAAAACAAGTGATTGCTGCCGCCAAAGCCCAAGGTCGCAAAATTGGGATCTGTGGCCAAGCCCCCAGTGACTATCCAGAATTTGCTCGGTTCTTGGTGCAACAAGGCATTGATTCCATCAGCCTCAATCCCGATTCCTTGATTAAGACCCACCTGGAAATTGCCCAAGTTGAAGCCAGTATGGGGGCGCTCCCTGTCCCTGTGACTTCAAGTTGA